In Tessaracoccus sp. MC1865, the DNA window ACGTCGAGCCGTGGGCGACTGCAAGCTTGAAGTCGCCCGACATGCCCATGCTGAGTTCGTCGTAGCCACCGCCCAGGGCGTCACGGATCCTGGCCTGCACGTCGAGGAGGTCGCGGAAGCAGGCGGCGACCTCTGCGTCGTCGTCGCTGAAGACCGCCATCGTCATCAGCCCGCGGACGTCCAGCGCCTCGAGGGGCTGCAACTTCCGCGCGAACCCGACGGCGTCCTCAGGCGCGATGCCGGACTTCTGCGCCTCCCCGGAAGTGTTGACCTGCACCAGCACCGGGAGCCGCCTGCCGAGCGCGGCGCAGCGGCGGTTGAGGTTCTCCGCGAGGCTCAGCGAGTCGAGAGACTGGAGTTCTGCGGCGAGCTCCGCCACCGGCTTGGCCTTGTTGGACTGCACGTTCCCGATGATGGCGAACCCGACGCCCTCGTCTGCGAGCTCGGCGTGCTTGCCCACCATCTCCTGCACCCGGTTCTCCCCGAACAGGGTGTAGCCGGCGGCGTGCGCCTCGCGGATCTGGTCCGCGCTGTGGTACTTCGACACGGGCATGATCCGCACGGACGCCGGGTCGCGGCCAGCGGCCCTGGCCGCCTCGTCGACCTCGGCGCGGATCCGCTGCAGGTTCTCCGCGATCGTCACGGCCACCTGGCTCCCAGCGAGATGACACCCATCGCCGCGAGCACCGCGAAGAAGATCGCGAGGCCGGCGTAGCGGTCCGTCACCTCAGCGGGCACCCGCTCGGTGCCGACGGACTGCCGGATGGCGTCGTAGACCTCGTCCAACTGTCCGGCGGATTCTGCCGCGTACTTCTTGCCGCCCGAGAGCCTGGCGATCTCACTGAGCTCCCAGTGGTCGACGGCCACGCGCTGGCGCTGCCCGTCCTGCTCGACGAAGCCGTTGTCGGTGCCGAACGCGATGGTGTAGACCGGCACGTTCTGTTCCTTGGCCTTCTCGGCGGCGCCGGCTGAGCTGCGTCCGATGTTGGTGGCGCCGTCGGAGAGCAGCACGACGGCGGCGGGGGCCACCGCGTCAGGATCCGACGGGTCCGGCGGCACGAGCTTCAGCGCGTCGAGGCTCTTGTAGACACCCTCGCCCACCGCCGTCGAGGGCGCGAGCATCAGCGAGTCGATGGCGCGTTGCACCACTCCCCGGTCGATGGTGGGCGGCACGATGAGGTCTGCTGTCCCCGCGAACGAGACGAGGGCCACGTTGAAGCGTTCCGGCAGGGAATCCACGAAGGCCTTGGCCGAATCCTGCGCCGCCTGCAGCCTGTCCGGCTCGACGTCCTGCGCCTCCATGGACCAGGACACGTCGATGGAGACCACGACGGTGGCGCGGTCGCGCGGCTTGTCGACATAGTCCTTCGGGATCGCCCAGGCC includes these proteins:
- a CDS encoding YggS family pyridoxal phosphate-dependent enzyme, with translation MTIAENLQRIRAEVDEAARAAGRDPASVRIMPVSKYHSADQIREAHAAGYTLFGENRVQEMVGKHAELADEGVGFAIIGNVQSNKAKPVAELAAELQSLDSLSLAENLNRRCAALGRRLPVLVQVNTSGEAQKSGIAPEDAVGFARKLQPLEALDVRGLMTMAVFSDDDAEVAACFRDLLDVQARIRDALGGGYDELSMGMSGDFKLAVAHGSTCVRIGTAVFGPRLTA
- a CDS encoding VWA domain-containing protein translates to MPLMMEFMAPYRLWALVIIPLIAVLYVVLSARTSKPRPMSSRLRFVVPKDAAWKRHGAVLLGLLSLAALIVAWAIPKDYVDKPRDRATVVVSIDVSWSMEAQDVEPDRLQAAQDSAKAFVDSLPERFNVALVSFAGTADLIVPPTIDRGVVQRAIDSLMLAPSTAVGEGVYKSLDALKLVPPDPSDPDAVAPAAVVLLSDGATNIGRSSAGAAEKAKEQNVPVYTIAFGTDNGFVEQDGQRQRVAVDHWELSEIARLSGGKKYAAESAGQLDEVYDAIRQSVGTERVPAEVTDRYAGLAIFFAVLAAMGVISLGARWP